From the Bacteroidia bacterium genome, one window contains:
- a CDS encoding alpha/beta hydrolase, whose product MDNVLSSRLANSLILSNADFEFKLLRQFGLITYGGATFGECYKAARTMVDWNLSEWVREWATLAEDVERTAVSSRERGHSVSACEAYLRASNYYHAAEYYALVANRDHVTYGLKCKECFEQAMPLLPYHAEVVNLKALDRTYPCYFFKPDGGDAPRRTVILVPGIESCGEEQYFYHAVSALQRGYAVFIFQGPGQTGMFRTDPTCFLRHDFEVPLLVGMDYLEKRPDVDMSTITAIGSGLGSYFVSRLAVFDPRIKALVVNPPFVDMQKIFIGLLGPRATYVDFSLEDLNELPDTILRVPLKLFILNMCRRFGVNRLQQFIKATEQYSISDRLYRIHCPTLCIHGDTAYPELEVQSRFYFEGISSEVKSLRTVQSIHEADAHDHVSNLATLNQIIFDWLDELYP is encoded by the coding sequence ATGGACAATGTGTTATCGTCCAGACTCGCAAATTCATTGATCCTGAGCAATGCCGATTTTGAGTTCAAACTGCTGCGGCAGTTCGGTCTCATCACCTATGGGGGAGCAACCTTCGGGGAGTGCTACAAGGCAGCCCGGACGATGGTCGATTGGAATTTGTCCGAGTGGGTCAGGGAATGGGCGACTCTGGCGGAAGACGTTGAGAGAACCGCCGTCTCGAGTCGGGAACGAGGCCATTCCGTCAGTGCGTGCGAGGCGTACCTCAGGGCCTCCAACTACTACCATGCTGCCGAGTACTATGCGCTCGTCGCAAACAGGGATCACGTTACCTATGGCTTGAAATGCAAAGAGTGCTTTGAGCAGGCAATGCCGTTGCTTCCCTACCACGCCGAAGTCGTAAATCTCAAGGCGCTGGACAGAACCTACCCCTGCTATTTTTTCAAGCCCGACGGAGGTGATGCGCCGAGACGCACCGTCATCCTTGTCCCCGGTATCGAAAGCTGCGGAGAGGAACAATACTTCTACCATGCGGTCAGCGCCCTCCAGCGCGGCTATGCCGTATTCATTTTCCAGGGCCCGGGGCAGACAGGTATGTTCCGAACCGATCCCACCTGCTTTCTCCGGCATGACTTCGAGGTACCGCTGCTGGTAGGCATGGATTATCTTGAAAAACGCCCCGACGTGGATATGTCCACGATTACCGCGATCGGCAGTGGATTGGGGAGCTACTTCGTCTCCCGCCTCGCCGTCTTCGATCCGCGAATCAAAGCACTCGTGGTCAACCCTCCGTTTGTTGACATGCAGAAGATTTTCATCGGACTGCTCGGCCCGCGCGCGACGTACGTGGATTTCTCCCTTGAGGATCTCAACGAACTGCCCGACACTATTCTCCGCGTTCCGCTGAAACTGTTCATTCTCAACATGTGCCGCCGTTTCGGCGTAAACCGCCTGCAGCAGTTCATTAAGGCGACCGAACAATACTCGATAAGCGACCGTCTGTACCGCATTCACTGTCCCACGCTTTGCATTCACGGCGATACCGCCTACCCGGAACTCGAGGTGCAGTCACGCTTCTATTTCGAAGGGATCAGCAGCGAGGTCAAGTCCCTTCGCACCGTACAATCCATCCACGAGGCCGATGCCCACGATCACGTCTCCAATCTCGCGACGTTGAACCAAATCATCTTCGATTGGCTCGACGAACTCTATCCCTGA
- a CDS encoding TrkH family potassium uptake protein yields MHKRTVLFGVARLLQVMGLSLFAPLVIAISDSTEATFAQRMFQPDVAGFWSAIVLTLTVGTVVTIALRRTHHQQTVREGFAIVGIGWMVLALFGSIPLFVYFLSQHAVLDAVIIAESFTDAVFEIMSGFTTTGSTILRDIESVPRGILFWRALTHWLGGMGIVTLALVIFPALGVSGYHMFKGEVPGPSKERAHTRLAGTANVLWGVYALLTLIEIILLLIGGMDWFDACCHSFATMATGGFSTKNLSIAAFDSEVIHWVVVVFMFLAGANFLLHYNVLRGNGRLMLRDVEFRFYVYIILAAITVSTLVLTIDGLPSTEASRSSFRSAPMPYEDFAEHVERQEDLVGTLYGSFRASAFQVVSIITTTGFCTADFDLWPAMVKLLLVLLMFIGGCAGSTGGGIKVIRILVVIKAAWREIIRMARPRIVRPIRIGNDSIEETRVGNIVSFLLLFLFITVAAALLLSLYVPDLTTSVTAVVACIANIGPGLAGVGAIENFAWIPLPGKWILILTMLLGRLEIFTILVLLRPSVWR; encoded by the coding sequence ATGCATAAACGAACGGTGCTCTTTGGTGTGGCGCGCCTCCTGCAGGTCATGGGGCTGTCGCTTTTCGCACCCCTGGTGATCGCCATCAGCGACAGTACCGAAGCGACATTCGCGCAGCGTATGTTTCAGCCCGATGTCGCGGGATTCTGGAGTGCCATTGTGCTCACGCTTACGGTGGGGACGGTCGTCACCATCGCATTACGGAGAACACATCATCAACAGACCGTGCGCGAGGGCTTCGCCATTGTCGGCATCGGATGGATGGTGCTGGCGCTCTTCGGATCCATACCCCTGTTCGTGTATTTCCTCTCGCAACACGCGGTGCTCGATGCAGTCATTATTGCAGAAAGTTTCACCGACGCCGTATTCGAGATCATGTCCGGCTTCACCACGACCGGCTCGACCATTTTGCGCGACATCGAATCGGTGCCTCGGGGGATTCTGTTCTGGCGCGCACTGACACATTGGCTGGGAGGGATGGGAATCGTCACGCTTGCGCTGGTCATTTTCCCCGCGTTGGGTGTTTCCGGGTATCACATGTTCAAGGGCGAGGTGCCGGGTCCGTCGAAAGAGCGCGCGCACACACGGCTGGCCGGTACGGCGAATGTTCTCTGGGGGGTGTATGCACTGCTCACACTGATCGAGATCATTCTCTTGTTGATCGGCGGCATGGACTGGTTTGACGCCTGCTGCCACAGCTTTGCCACCATGGCGACGGGCGGATTCAGCACGAAAAACCTTTCGATTGCGGCCTTCGATTCAGAGGTGATCCATTGGGTCGTGGTCGTATTCATGTTCCTGGCCGGAGCAAATTTCCTGCTGCACTATAATGTATTGCGCGGGAATGGTCGTCTCATGTTACGGGATGTAGAATTCCGTTTTTATGTGTATATCATTCTGGCGGCCATCACCGTCTCGACGCTCGTTCTCACGATTGACGGTTTGCCGTCGACGGAGGCTTCGAGAAGCAGCTTCCGGAGCGCTCCGATGCCATACGAGGATTTTGCGGAACATGTGGAACGGCAGGAGGATCTGGTCGGGACGTTGTACGGGAGCTTTCGGGCTTCGGCTTTTCAGGTGGTTTCCATTATCACGACGACGGGGTTCTGTACAGCGGATTTCGACCTCTGGCCGGCGATGGTCAAGTTGCTGCTGGTGCTGTTGATGTTCATCGGCGGCTGCGCCGGTTCCACGGGCGGGGGTATAAAGGTGATACGGATTCTGGTGGTTATCAAGGCGGCCTGGCGGGAAATCATCCGCATGGCCCGGCCCCGGATTGTGCGGCCCATCCGTATCGGGAATGATTCCATAGAAGAAACGCGCGTGGGAAACATCGTTTCTTTTCTCCTGTTGTTTCTCTTTATCACCGTTGCAGCCGCCTTGCTCCTGTCGCTGTATGTGCCGGATCTGACGACCAGCGTGACAGCGGTTGTTGCCTGTATCGCGAATATTGGTCCCGGTCTGGCCGGTGTAGGCGCAATCGAAAACTTCGCGTGGATACCTCTCCCCGGAAAGTGGATCCTGATTCTGACCATGCTGCTTGGACGTCTGGAAATCTTCACCATTCTTGTCTTGCTCCGACCTTCTGTGTGGCGGTAG
- the trkA gene encoding Trk system potassium transporter TrkA, which produces MNVVIIGAGLVGTSLGETLRANGHDIAIIERSAPRCALIADTMDVLAIHGSGSNPKDLERAGIADADMVIAATPIDEVNLVCCSIAKQYDVAHRIARIRTDIFSGEHVRPEDFGITQVIYPEQSTQDAVLNIVETPGAIDVQDFQQHAVLLRSFLLTEGMPIVDRDLRELNTDPAGRMLLVVAIIRGEEVIIPRGESILRPGDKLLCIFPNSARRDVLGLMGVDSTAKRRVIVFGDTLTAINIASTLESEVERVTFIDPDPKHADEAAARLRGSDVLHGDANDIDVLIEANVRYTDFFIAATEQNDRNILSCLLAKSEGAKEVVAVLTDEKHIDLFQSIGINHVINPRQLTAAGILNAVLPGFVGTSLHIQKSDIDVLRLPVRERTAVAHRPLKDSWKRMVGSSIVGAILRDGEMLVPRGDTLLLPGDLVLVFARSAGVRKLRKMFGIENLTSSGTHA; this is translated from the coding sequence ATGAATGTTGTGATCATCGGTGCCGGTCTTGTGGGCACCAGCCTGGGCGAGACCCTGCGCGCCAACGGGCACGACATTGCCATCATCGAACGGAGTGCACCGCGATGCGCGCTCATCGCCGATACGATGGATGTTTTGGCAATACACGGATCAGGGAGCAATCCGAAGGATCTGGAGCGCGCGGGTATCGCCGATGCGGATATGGTTATCGCCGCAACTCCGATTGACGAAGTAAATCTTGTCTGCTGCAGCATTGCAAAGCAGTACGATGTGGCGCACCGTATCGCTCGTATCCGGACAGACATTTTTTCCGGAGAGCACGTGCGTCCGGAGGATTTCGGTATAACACAGGTGATTTACCCGGAGCAGAGCACGCAAGACGCCGTCCTCAATATTGTGGAAACTCCCGGCGCCATAGATGTCCAGGACTTTCAGCAACATGCCGTGCTTCTGCGGAGTTTCCTGCTCACGGAGGGCATGCCCATCGTGGACAGGGACTTACGCGAGCTGAACACCGATCCCGCCGGGAGAATGCTTCTCGTCGTGGCGATTATTCGTGGCGAGGAGGTTATTATCCCGCGCGGGGAAAGCATTCTGCGTCCGGGCGACAAGCTGCTGTGCATTTTTCCCAACAGCGCGCGACGCGACGTACTGGGCCTCATGGGCGTAGACAGTACCGCGAAGAGAAGGGTGATCGTGTTTGGCGACACACTCACCGCGATCAATATCGCGTCGACACTGGAATCAGAGGTCGAGCGCGTCACCTTCATCGATCCCGACCCGAAGCACGCGGACGAAGCGGCGGCACGACTGCGGGGGAGCGATGTGCTGCACGGCGATGCGAACGACATTGATGTGCTCATCGAAGCGAATGTACGCTATACGGATTTCTTCATCGCGGCAACGGAACAAAATGACCGGAACATTCTGAGTTGCCTGCTAGCCAAATCCGAGGGAGCGAAAGAAGTCGTTGCGGTACTTACGGACGAAAAGCACATAGATCTGTTTCAATCCATCGGCATCAACCATGTGATCAATCCGCGGCAGCTGACGGCGGCGGGCATTCTGAACGCCGTGTTGCCGGGCTTTGTCGGCACTTCGTTGCACATACAGAAATCGGATATCGATGTACTCCGTTTACCGGTGCGCGAGCGAACGGCGGTAGCCCACCGACCATTGAAAGATTCGTGGAAGCGGATGGTGGGATCGTCCATTGTCGGTGCCATCCTGCGTGACGGTGAAATGCTCGTACCGCGTGGAGACACGCTTCTGCTTCCCGGGGATCTGGTGCTTGTGTTTGCGCGGAGCGCCGGGGTGAGGAAACTGCGGAAAATGTTTGGTATCGAGAACCTCACGTCGAGCGGGACGCATGCATAA